One stretch of Armigeres subalbatus isolate Guangzhou_Male chromosome 2, GZ_Asu_2, whole genome shotgun sequence DNA includes these proteins:
- the LOC134218158 gene encoding uncharacterized protein LOC134218158 isoform X2, with amino-acid sequence MAPLPSVRVTPARVFSKSGLDYCGPFNVRPLYGRGASVKMYVAVFVCLSVKAVHVEIVPDLSSSACINAIKRFVARRGRLIELRCDNATAFVGADREMRELRRRYKQQFDTAEWNKYCLDSGITFKFIPARSPHFGGLREAGVKSFKYHFRRIFGSSSYTVDELTTAAAHIESILNSRPLTPLTDHPDDLSVLTPGHFIIDFPVSRKCVEPSKIFGNAGPETT; translated from the exons ATGGCACCTCTTCCATCAGTACGAGTAACTCCTGCTCGTGTATTCTCTAAGTCTGGGCTGGATTATTGCGGGCCGTTTAATGTGCGCCCGTTGTATGGGAGAGGGGCTAGCGTCAAAATGTACGTCGCAGTGTTTGTGTGCCTGTCGGTGAAGGCCGTACACGTTGAAATCGTTCCCGATCTATCGTCCAGTGCGTGTATAAATGCGATAAAGCGGTTCGTAGCCCGACGCGGTCGGTTAATCGAGCTCCGGTGCGACAACGCTACAGCATTCGTCGGGGCTGATCGGGAAATGCGCGAGCTCCGACGTCGGTACAAGCAGCAGTTTGATACTGCCGAATGGAACAAATACTGCCTTGATTCGGGGATCACATTCAAATTCATCCCGGCACGATCTCCACACTTCGGGGGATTGCGGGAGGCCGGGGTGAAATCATTCAAATACCACTTTCGACGAATCTTCGGTAGTTCATCGTATACGGTCGACGAGCTAACAACTGCTGCTGCACATATAGAAAGCATCCTCAACTCCCGGCCTCTCACACCCCTTACGGATCATCCTGACGACCTCTCTGTGTTAACGCCTGGACATTTTATTATCG ACTTTCCCGTCTCCAGGAAATGCGTCGAGCCGtccaaaatttttggaaatgcTGGTCCAGAGACTACTTGA
- the LOC134218158 gene encoding uncharacterized protein LOC134218158 isoform X1 yields MAPLPSVRVTPARVFSKSGLDYCGPFNVRPLYGRGASVKMYVAVFVCLSVKAVHVEIVPDLSSSACINAIKRFVARRGRLIELRCDNATAFVGADREMRELRRRYKQQFDTAEWNKYCLDSGITFKFIPARSPHFGGLREAGVKSFKYHFRRIFGSSSYTVDELTTAAAHIESILNSRPLTPLTDHPDDLSVLTPGHFIIGNASSRPKFLEMLVQRLLELSPPAFKVEESDKKHRTWNDRTS; encoded by the exons ATGGCACCTCTTCCATCAGTACGAGTAACTCCTGCTCGTGTATTCTCTAAGTCTGGGCTGGATTATTGCGGGCCGTTTAATGTGCGCCCGTTGTATGGGAGAGGGGCTAGCGTCAAAATGTACGTCGCAGTGTTTGTGTGCCTGTCGGTGAAGGCCGTACACGTTGAAATCGTTCCCGATCTATCGTCCAGTGCGTGTATAAATGCGATAAAGCGGTTCGTAGCCCGACGCGGTCGGTTAATCGAGCTCCGGTGCGACAACGCTACAGCATTCGTCGGGGCTGATCGGGAAATGCGCGAGCTCCGACGTCGGTACAAGCAGCAGTTTGATACTGCCGAATGGAACAAATACTGCCTTGATTCGGGGATCACATTCAAATTCATCCCGGCACGATCTCCACACTTCGGGGGATTGCGGGAGGCCGGGGTGAAATCATTCAAATACCACTTTCGACGAATCTTCGGTAGTTCATCGTATACGGTCGACGAGCTAACAACTGCTGCTGCACATATAGAAAGCATCCTCAACTCCCGGCCTCTCACACCCCTTACGGATCATCCTGACGACCTCTCTGTGTTAACGCCTGGACATTTTATTATCG GAAATGCGTCGAGCCGtccaaaatttttggaaatgcTGGTCCAGAGACTACTTGAGCTTTCTCCACCAGCGTTCAAAGTGGAGGAAAGCGACAAAAAACATCGAACCTGGAATGATCGTACTTCTTAA